One segment of Rhodanobacter thiooxydans DNA contains the following:
- the clpP gene encoding ATP-dependent Clp endopeptidase proteolytic subunit ClpP, whose product MAMDPIQNLNLVPMVVEQTARGERSYDIYSRLLKERVIFLVGEVNDQVANLIVAQMLFLESENPDKDINFYINSPGGAVTAGLAIYDTMQFIKPNVSTMCIGQACSMGSFLLMAGAKGKRFALPNSRVMIHQPSGGAQGQATDIEIQAREILYVRERLNKLYVQHTGQPLEKIEADMERDRFMSAADAKAYGLIDEVLDKRAGETVKSA is encoded by the coding sequence ATGGCCATGGATCCGATCCAGAACCTCAATTTGGTACCGATGGTCGTCGAGCAGACCGCTCGCGGCGAGCGCTCCTACGACATCTATTCGCGCCTGCTGAAGGAGCGGGTGATCTTCCTGGTGGGTGAGGTCAACGACCAGGTCGCCAACCTGATCGTCGCGCAGATGCTGTTCCTGGAGTCGGAGAATCCGGACAAGGACATCAACTTCTATATCAACAGCCCGGGCGGTGCGGTCACCGCCGGCCTGGCGATCTACGACACCATGCAGTTCATCAAGCCGAACGTCAGCACGATGTGCATCGGCCAAGCCTGCAGCATGGGTTCGTTCCTGTTGATGGCTGGCGCCAAGGGCAAGCGTTTCGCCCTGCCGAACTCGCGCGTCATGATCCACCAGCCTTCCGGCGGCGCGCAGGGCCAGGCCACCGACATCGAGATCCAGGCACGTGAAATCCTTTACGTCCGCGAGCGGCTGAACAAGCTGTATGTCCAGCACACCGGCCAGCCGCTGGAGAAGATCGAGGCGGACATGGAGCGCGACCGCTTCATGAGTGCGGCTGACGCCAAGGCCTATGGCCTGATCGACGAGGTGCTCGACAAGCGCGCCGGCGAGACGGTGAAATCGGCCTGA